In one window of Gudongella oleilytica DNA:
- a CDS encoding gamma-glutamyl-gamma-aminobutyrate hydrolase family protein, translated as MRPVIGITLNYTTTDTLGVNEGIGAKTQDWQLIASDYIRAVERAGGAPVILPITDSVDTIWELVKGLDGIVFTGGADIDPALYGEEPIFGLGTIDTLRDGFEFELLNRVIRETSIPVLGICRGFQLINIAFGGTLYQDMKTQRPEGMNHSLGIFPKYYPAHILKVKEGSWMHGIFDGEIGTNSLHHQAAKDLGKGLIPTLHAKDGLVEGFELEGERFLAAVQWHPEMMIQTDAKYLRFFEGFIEICKKS; from the coding sequence ATGAGACCGGTAATAGGTATAACATTAAACTACACAACAACAGACACGCTTGGGGTAAATGAAGGCATAGGCGCGAAAACTCAGGACTGGCAGCTGATAGCATCAGATTATATAAGAGCTGTTGAGAGAGCCGGAGGAGCACCAGTGATACTACCTATTACAGACAGCGTGGATACCATCTGGGAACTGGTAAAGGGTCTGGACGGAATAGTATTTACTGGCGGAGCAGATATAGATCCAGCCCTTTATGGTGAGGAACCAATATTCGGGCTTGGCACTATCGATACACTGAGAGACGGATTTGAGTTTGAGCTTTTGAATCGGGTCATCAGAGAAACTTCTATACCGGTTCTTGGCATTTGCAGGGGATTCCAGCTGATCAATATAGCCTTTGGCGGTACTTTATATCAGGACATGAAAACTCAAAGACCTGAGGGGATGAATCATAGTCTTGGAATTTTCCCTAAATACTATCCTGCGCATATCCTGAAGGTAAAGGAAGGCTCCTGGATGCACGGAATATTTGATGGCGAGATCGGTACCAATAGTCTTCACCACCAGGCTGCTAAGGACCTGGGAAAAGGTTTGATCCCGACATTGCATGCAAAGGATGGGCTGGTAGAGGGATTTGAACTGGAAGGCGAAAGGTTTCTTGCAGCAGTCCAGTGGCATCCTGAGATGATGATCCAGACTGATGCAAAATACTTAAGGTTTTTTGAAGGCTTTATAGAGATTTGCAAGAAGAGTTAG
- a CDS encoding nucleoside deaminase, translated as MDPFMGEAISEARLGVENRDGGPFGAVIVCNGAIVGRGHNKVIGTNDPTAHAEINAIREACKNLGKFDLSDCSLYTTCEPCPMCYAAIHWARITDVYYGCDRYDAAHIGFDDKILYDILPRQDDLASVKLTQLERDSCLEVFKLYEMDEKRTLY; from the coding sequence ATGGACCCATTTATGGGCGAGGCCATATCAGAGGCAAGGCTTGGAGTTGAGAATAGAGATGGTGGTCCATTTGGTGCGGTGATAGTATGTAACGGTGCCATTGTTGGAAGAGGCCACAATAAGGTCATTGGAACGAATGATCCTACTGCTCATGCAGAAATCAATGCAATACGTGAAGCCTGCAAAAATCTCGGGAAATTTGATCTGTCCGACTGCAGTCTGTATACCACATGCGAACCATGCCCAATGTGCTATGCGGCCATCCATTGGGCTCGAATAACTGACGTCTATTACGGCTGTGATAGATATGATGCCGCACACATTGGATTCGATGATAAGATACTCTATGATATACTGCCTCGTCAGGATGATTTAGCATCTGTAAAGCTTACTCAATTGGAAAGGGATTCCTGCCTTGAGGTCTTTAAGCTTTACGAAATGGATGAAAAAAGAACATTATACTGA
- a CDS encoding carbon-nitrogen hydrolase family protein, with product MIKLKTLKTALIQLKVVDDKEENLKVAEKMIREAASNGVRLVLLPEMFNTPYDNSRFPVYAEEYPGRSNRWMEELSKELKIYIAGGSVPEREGDKLYNTAYVYSDEGKLIAKHRKAHLFDVDVEGGITFKESDTLTPGEWSTIFAIEDMRIGLMICYDIRFPEFSRKLALEGAEAILVPAAFNMTTGPAHWHISARVRALDNQLYMLLCSPARDFSGPYTAYGHSIVTSPWGDIVDQLGSEEGILYCELDRDHIRKVRNQLPLLKHRRPELY from the coding sequence ATGATCAAATTGAAAACACTTAAAACAGCACTGATCCAGTTAAAAGTAGTGGATGACAAAGAAGAAAATCTTAAAGTGGCAGAGAAAATGATACGCGAGGCAGCATCAAATGGAGTCAGGCTGGTATTGCTTCCAGAGATGTTCAATACACCTTATGACAATTCCAGGTTCCCCGTTTATGCAGAGGAGTATCCCGGAAGGAGCAATCGATGGATGGAGGAGCTCTCAAAAGAGCTTAAGATATACATAGCCGGAGGCTCGGTGCCTGAGAGAGAAGGAGATAAGCTTTATAATACTGCGTATGTTTACTCGGATGAAGGAAAGCTTATAGCCAAGCATAGGAAAGCCCATCTATTCGATGTAGATGTGGAGGGCGGTATAACATTTAAGGAGTCCGACACACTTACACCAGGCGAGTGGTCAACTATTTTTGCTATAGAGGACATGAGGATTGGGCTTATGATCTGCTATGATATAAGGTTCCCGGAGTTTTCAAGAAAACTTGCACTGGAGGGTGCGGAGGCTATTTTGGTGCCTGCTGCATTCAATATGACCACAGGACCGGCACATTGGCATATTTCAGCAAGGGTAAGGGCTCTTGATAATCAGCTTTATATGCTGCTTTGCTCACCAGCCAGAGATTTCTCAGGTCCCTATACAGCCTATGGACATTCTATCGTCACAAGTCCGTGGGGAGATATAGTTGATCAACTCGGCTCTGAGGAAGGCATCCTCTATTGTGAGCTTGACAGGGACCATATAAGAAAAGTTCGGAATCAACTGCCGCTCCTTAAGCATAGGAGACCAGAATTGTATTAG
- a CDS encoding NUDIX domain-containing protein yields MHRFRNIVTAFLLNEDKVLMLKRGDHKAIGPGKWFGVGGHIEPEEINDPYTAIYREIREETGLDRYTIETLDLKYIIYNHVGKEIVINHIFFGRTSLTEVTDSDEGTLHWIERSQAVERIEIPAVRKALEHYFSEVRDEILLGVVDGAEPYIWWYPL; encoded by the coding sequence GTGCATAGGTTCAGGAACATTGTTACTGCTTTTTTGCTTAATGAAGACAAGGTGCTTATGCTAAAGAGAGGGGATCACAAAGCGATAGGACCTGGGAAGTGGTTTGGTGTTGGAGGTCACATCGAGCCTGAGGAGATAAATGATCCTTATACCGCTATCTATAGAGAAATAAGAGAAGAAACCGGGCTGGACAGATACACCATCGAGACCCTCGACCTTAAGTACATCATTTATAATCATGTGGGTAAGGAAATAGTCATAAACCATATATTTTTTGGCAGAACATCATTGACAGAAGTAACCGATAGTGATGAGGGGACCTTACATTGGATAGAAAGGTCTCAGGCAGTTGAAAGGATAGAGATCCCGGCTGTCAGAAAAGCTCTTGAGCATTACTTCAGCGAAGTCAGAGATGAAATACTTCTGGGAGTGGTTGACGGTGCTGAGCCTTATATATGGTGGTATCCGTTATGA
- a CDS encoding sigma-54-dependent Fis family transcriptional regulator produces MNEILMEKFENAWLNFVQNNVEPSDINPIILRSWRRCRDHGVDPYGGDGTKVSDEVLNAALRKNRELLEIAKPIMDNLNSIVLGTEFVLVLTDSSGLILHIIGEEGIKLEAEKLRFSTGSLWSEEYVGTNAIGTCIAEDKPIQTIGAEHYCKSHHTWTCSAAPIHDSEGKLIGVLDMSGYSNGAHKHTLGIVVSAAYSIQNQLSLWRSYALIDTTIESIWDGVMIIDGDYNITRVNKTGEKILGISRGDLDSKDIRTILGDKIFLSPDHYRRRLDWNFYIKGKSIPCNIRIAPMNIHDSFTGMIVMFREMKELHKTANVVAGNKATYTFDSILTKNPIMKSSIKEAYKFAKTRGCVLIEGESGTGKELFAHAIHNSSNRNDGPFVAINCASLPRDLVESELFGYERGAFTGAVKEGKIGKFELANGGTLFMDEIGELPLDVQAKLLRVLDDYTITRIGGKIPMKLDVRVIVATNRNLFEEVRNRNFREDLYYRLNVFKVNIPPLRDRIEDIELLAEYFLKRLNMVSGTRKYFSLEFINGLMEHNWKGNVRELQNIVERAFHLTEGDLINETAEKKQADIYYSDFIISNDMTIRNHEKTAIEKVLEHTGGQVIEASSILGVSKSALYRKIKEYSIEPRKYRS; encoded by the coding sequence TTGAACGAAATATTAATGGAGAAATTTGAAAATGCATGGCTAAACTTTGTCCAAAACAATGTTGAGCCCAGTGATATTAACCCTATTATATTAAGATCATGGCGAAGATGCCGTGACCATGGAGTGGATCCTTACGGTGGAGATGGAACTAAGGTATCCGATGAAGTTCTAAATGCAGCATTGAGAAAAAACAGAGAGCTTCTGGAGATAGCAAAACCAATAATGGACAATTTAAACAGCATAGTACTTGGTACTGAATTCGTTCTGGTATTAACTGACAGCAGTGGCTTGATACTGCATATCATTGGCGAAGAAGGAATCAAGCTTGAAGCAGAAAAGCTGAGGTTCAGCACAGGATCTTTATGGTCTGAAGAGTATGTAGGCACTAATGCAATCGGTACTTGTATTGCTGAAGATAAACCAATTCAAACTATTGGAGCTGAGCACTATTGTAAAAGCCATCACACATGGACTTGCTCAGCTGCGCCAATACACGACTCTGAAGGTAAACTTATCGGAGTTCTTGACATGTCAGGGTACTCCAATGGAGCTCATAAGCATACATTAGGTATCGTCGTTTCTGCTGCATACTCCATTCAGAATCAACTGTCGCTTTGGAGGTCATATGCGCTAATTGATACGACTATCGAGTCGATTTGGGATGGGGTCATGATAATAGACGGTGATTACAATATAACGAGGGTAAATAAAACAGGCGAAAAAATACTGGGAATTTCCAGAGGTGATCTGGATTCCAAGGATATCAGAACAATTTTGGGGGATAAGATTTTCCTAAGTCCCGATCATTACCGGAGAAGATTGGATTGGAACTTTTATATTAAAGGCAAGAGCATTCCTTGCAACATAAGGATAGCACCCATGAATATACATGATAGCTTTACAGGAATGATAGTAATGTTCAGGGAAATGAAGGAGCTTCACAAAACAGCAAATGTTGTTGCAGGGAACAAGGCTACGTATACTTTTGACAGTATCCTTACCAAGAATCCTATAATGAAGTCGTCAATAAAAGAAGCGTACAAGTTTGCCAAGACCAGGGGATGTGTTCTCATAGAGGGAGAGAGCGGAACAGGGAAAGAGCTTTTTGCTCATGCAATACATAATTCAAGCAATAGGAATGACGGCCCTTTCGTTGCTATAAATTGTGCTTCACTGCCGAGAGACCTGGTTGAAAGCGAGCTGTTTGGATATGAGAGGGGAGCTTTTACTGGCGCTGTAAAAGAAGGTAAGATCGGAAAATTTGAGCTGGCTAACGGTGGAACATTATTTATGGATGAAATTGGAGAGCTTCCTCTTGACGTTCAAGCCAAGCTTTTAAGAGTTCTTGATGATTACACTATAACCAGAATTGGTGGAAAGATTCCGATGAAGCTCGATGTTAGAGTCATTGTCGCCACCAACAGGAATCTTTTTGAGGAGGTAAGAAACCGTAATTTCAGAGAGGATCTGTACTACAGGCTCAATGTGTTTAAAGTCAATATCCCACCGTTGAGAGATAGAATAGAGGATATTGAACTATTAGCAGAATACTTCTTAAAGCGATTAAACATGGTTAGTGGAACAAGGAAGTATTTTTCACTTGAGTTCATAAATGGGTTGATGGAGCATAACTGGAAAGGAAACGTCAGAGAACTCCAAAATATAGTGGAAAGGGCATTTCACCTTACCGAGGGTGATTTGATCAATGAAACTGCTGAGAAGAAGCAGGCTGATATATATTATTCCGATTTTATCATTTCCAACGATATGACTATAAGGAACCATGAGAAAACAGCTATTGAGAAGGTTCTTGAGCATACTGGAGGTCAGGTGATTGAGGCCAGCAGCATACTTGGTGTAAGTAAATCTGCGCTATACAGAAAAATAAAAGAGTATAGTATTGAACCAAGAAAATATCGTTCATAG
- a CDS encoding Lin0512 family protein, protein MEGESRKRFIIEFGMGMDLHGQDISKAAAKAVKDAVSRSCLCGLEEVLGIKDLNTSVEIEVTVAVSRPEEVDDRKIKEQLPIGSVKVEAVKGGLTIPGLYIPALGDNDNTIEAALACVEVFIL, encoded by the coding sequence ATGGAAGGAGAGTCCAGAAAAAGATTTATTATCGAGTTTGGTATGGGCATGGACTTACACGGACAAGACATCTCAAAGGCTGCAGCCAAAGCAGTAAAGGATGCAGTATCGAGATCATGCTTGTGTGGGCTGGAGGAAGTTTTGGGAATCAAGGATTTGAATACGTCGGTTGAGATCGAGGTTACAGTCGCCGTTTCAAGACCGGAGGAGGTGGATGATAGGAAGATAAAGGAGCAGCTGCCAATAGGCAGTGTCAAGGTCGAGGCAGTAAAAGGCGGTTTGACTATACCAGGGTTGTATATACCAGCTTTAGGAGATAATGATAATACAATAGAAGCAGCCCTGGCTTGTGTCGAAGTATTTATACTTTAA